One window of the Helicobacter ganmani genome contains the following:
- a CDS encoding glycosyltransferase family 4 protein, with amino-acid sequence MRELGHKVFLFANPNTQIAQRAENLGFEVIACEMSKKTYHQSIPKLFSIVKKYHIHCVITHDSTDSWIGVATRILCRLNGIRTIFMRERHNLYPIKGFLSKALHTHLFDKILYISEAVGEYLEQIGVPKSKLFYLPDTIDTTSLKQTKSSFREEFGIAGDSLVIGTFTSLYPKKGVYDFAEAAKLVLKEYPNAVIVFGGGINEGIKNQIQQDFKQRERIIFTGWREDALNVIKAFDIYVFASHTEGLGTVLLEAMCSQVPIVVYDKPPMNHLIAHKQRGLCASYLDAQDLSCQILHLITHKEESLMYARGALEYVCTRHDHTRLKGALENLLAQVAQRFQDSI; translated from the coding sequence ATGCGCGAACTTGGGCATAAAGTCTTTTTGTTCGCCAATCCAAACACACAAATTGCACAAAGAGCGGAGAATCTTGGCTTTGAAGTGATTGCGTGCGAAATGTCTAAGAAAACCTATCATCAAAGCATTCCCAAGCTTTTTTCTATCGTCAAAAAATACCATATCCATTGCGTCATCACCCACGATTCTACTGATAGTTGGATAGGAGTAGCTACGCGCATTTTGTGCAGACTCAATGGAATCCGCACGATTTTTATGCGTGAGAGGCACAATCTCTACCCCATTAAAGGCTTTCTCTCTAAAGCATTGCATACACATTTGTTTGATAAGATTCTATACATTTCTGAAGCTGTAGGGGAATATTTAGAGCAAATTGGCGTCCCAAAATCTAAACTATTTTATCTCCCAGATACCATTGATACTACAAGCTTGAAACAAACAAAAAGCAGCTTTAGAGAGGAATTTGGAATCGCAGGGGATTCTTTGGTGATTGGCACTTTCACTTCTTTGTATCCCAAAAAGGGCGTGTATGACTTCGCAGAGGCTGCTAAACTTGTGTTAAAAGAATATCCTAATGCGGTGATTGTCTTTGGCGGTGGAATCAATGAAGGAATCAAAAATCAAATCCAACAAGACTTCAAGCAAAGAGAACGCATTATTTTCACGGGTTGGCGTGAAGATGCCCTCAATGTCATCAAAGCCTTTGATATTTATGTCTTCGCAAGCCACACCGAGGGGCTTGGAACGGTATTATTGGAGGCAATGTGTTCGCAAGTGCCTATCGTAGTGTATGACAAGCCTCCTATGAATCATCTAATTGCCCACAAACAAAGGGGGCTTTGTGCTTCATATTTGGACGCGCAAGATTTAAGTTGCCAAATCTTACACCTCATCACACACAAAGAGGAATCTCTAATGTATGCAAGAGGGGCTTTAGAGTATGTCTGCACCCGCCACGACCATACACGACTCAAAGGCGCACTTGAAAATCTCCTTGCTCAAGTCGCGCAAAGATTCCAAGATTCCATATAA
- the metK gene encoding methionine adenosyltransferase, whose amino-acid sequence MQKEFLFTSESVTEGHPDKMADQISDAILDYIIERDTKARVACETLLSNGYCVIAGELKTTAYAPMQDIARRVVREIGYIDARYGFDYHSAGVLNGVGEQSPDINQGVDREDGEIGAGDQGLMFGYACKETDVLMPLPIHLSHRITEGLARARKDGTLPFLRPDGKSQVTIKYANGIPIGIDTIVVSTQHSPETPQNTLRSAVIEEVVKKVLPKEFANDNIRYFVNPTGKFVIGGPQGDAGLTGRKIIVDTYGGSCPHGGGAFSGKDPSKVDRSGAYAMRYVAKNLVASGICDKATIQIAYAIGVVEPVSILVNTHGTGKVEDSKIEECVKQVFRLTPRGIIESLDLLRPIYQKTASYGHFGRELPEFTWEKTDKAEAIKDYFNLK is encoded by the coding sequence ATGCAAAAAGAGTTTCTTTTCACTTCCGAATCTGTAACCGAAGGACACCCAGATAAAATGGCTGACCAAATCAGCGACGCAATTTTGGATTATATTATAGAGCGAGATACAAAGGCGAGAGTAGCTTGTGAAACTTTGCTTTCTAATGGTTATTGCGTGATTGCAGGAGAATTAAAAACAACGGCTTATGCGCCAATGCAAGATATTGCTAGACGCGTGGTGCGAGAGATTGGCTATATTGACGCAAGATATGGGTTTGATTATCATAGCGCGGGCGTGTTAAATGGAGTAGGCGAGCAAAGTCCAGATATCAATCAAGGGGTAGATAGAGAGGACGGCGAGATTGGCGCGGGCGACCAAGGGCTAATGTTTGGCTATGCGTGTAAGGAAACCGATGTGTTAATGCCACTACCAATTCATTTGTCCCATAGAATTACAGAGGGTTTGGCAAGAGCTAGGAAAGATGGCACTTTGCCTTTTTTGCGTCCCGATGGCAAATCCCAAGTAACGATTAAATATGCAAATGGCATACCTATAGGAATTGATACGATTGTCGTTTCTACGCAACATAGTCCAGAAACTCCACAAAATACATTGAGAAGTGCAGTGATTGAAGAGGTGGTGAAAAAAGTTTTGCCAAAAGAGTTTGCAAACGATAATATTCGTTATTTTGTGAATCCTACAGGTAAATTTGTGATTGGCGGACCACAAGGTGATGCAGGGTTAACAGGGCGCAAAATCATCGTGGATACTTATGGCGGAAGTTGTCCGCACGGGGGAGGTGCATTTAGCGGAAAAGACCCAAGCAAAGTAGATAGAAGCGGAGCTTATGCGATGCGCTATGTGGCTAAGAATCTTGTAGCAAGCGGAATCTGTGATAAGGCTACGATTCAAATTGCGTATGCAATCGGCGTGGTAGAACCCGTTTCTATTCTTGTCAATACGCACGGCACAGGAAAAGTAGAAGATTCTAAAATTGAAGAATGCGTTAAACAAGTGTTTCGTCTCACTCCGCGCGGAATTATAGAATCCTTAGATTTACTGCGTCCGATTTATCAAAAAACTGCAAGTTATGGACATTTTGGACGCGAATTGCCAGAATTTACTTGGGAGAAGACAGATAAAGCCGAAGCAATCAAGGATTATTTTAACCTCAAATAG
- a CDS encoding polysaccharide deacetylase family protein, with translation MFPICICTLHHIHTQSDSLTISPTMLQKAILRILDMGFTFITYGEFIEAILQNKNIGKKKVLLTFDDGYFDLYRFGFPILKELRIPAVCFLITNTIRDSKREIYDLEPKLHKNFNYSNDLEYFLNLSEILEMHASGLMEFDSHSATHFSCNSEDTERLKQELTHSRDKISEIFPHKKYFGFCFPRGDFNTNALNLLSTCGYDFAFSTIDGGLCKGDDLRRIRRIDISQSTRKEADYLFRLSKKLNLYSYPLLGNLYSNFRNRKFHRVP, from the coding sequence ATGTTTCCAATTTGTATTTGCACATTACACCATATCCACACACAAAGCGATAGTTTGACAATTAGCCCAACAATGCTCCAAAAGGCGATTTTGCGAATTTTAGATATGGGATTTACCTTTATCACCTATGGAGAGTTCATAGAAGCAATTTTGCAAAACAAAAACATCGGAAAGAAAAAGGTACTCTTGACTTTTGATGATGGATATTTTGATTTATATCGCTTTGGATTCCCTATCTTAAAGGAGCTAAGAATCCCCGCGGTGTGTTTTTTGATTACCAATACAATCCGTGATTCTAAGCGAGAGATTTATGATTTAGAACCAAAACTTCACAAAAACTTCAACTACTCCAATGATTTAGAATATTTTCTGAATCTCTCTGAAATCCTAGAAATGCACGCAAGCGGACTTATGGAGTTTGATAGCCACAGCGCGACACATTTTTCTTGCAATAGCGAAGATACAGAGAGATTGAAGCAAGAATTGACGCACTCAAGAGATAAGATTTCGGAGATATTTCCCCACAAAAAATATTTTGGATTCTGCTTTCCTAGAGGAGATTTTAATACAAATGCTTTGAATCTTTTATCCACTTGTGGATACGATTTTGCCTTTAGCACCATAGATGGTGGGCTTTGCAAAGGAGATGACTTAAGGAGAATCCGTAGGATTGACATTTCTCAAAGCACGCGCAAGGAAGCGGATTATCTTTTTCGCTTAAGCAAAAAACTAAATCTTTATTCCTATCCCTTGCTTGGCAATCTCTATTCTAACTTTAGAAATCGCAAATTTCATCGTGTCCCCTGA